TTTCCCACAAGCTTTCCTAAACCAGTCTCCACAGGGCTTCAACCTGAGATCTTTGATATCAGTTTCCTGAACATTCTAGCAGATGTTCAAACATGGTTCCCCTAGTGCTTTACAAGAAGGTTGAGTTTTGAAGCTTTTTGCATTAAAGATACCATAGAAATCAATTTGGAATTGAGATGGGCTTCTAAAATGAGCATAAAATGGTCAATGACGTTCTTACATATGTATCCTACTTTTTCTCCCTCTAGGGACATTCCTACTGCTCTAACTGCTTTGGAGAATAGGAAGTGAGGAGTAGAGTCACCAAAACATGGAGTAACAACTGCTTTCAATCTATTTCCCCTTGGCAGACAACTTATTTCAAAGGACATTATGGGATGATAGAGGCTTTCAATGATTGGCATTTCAGAACATGGTATATATTGACTTTTCACCCTGGTGAAAGTAAATGATTCAGTCTTCAGAAAAGATTCCTCAGAGAATAAAATTATCAAGGTGTGGGAAtggggagaaaaatcaatctaTGATATAAAGACACCAGAGATTCTACTAAAACAAATTAGCAAAAGGAATGAACTAAGGATGCATGTGGTAGTATGGGTGCACCTAAAAACATTAAGCTGCAGGGCTAAACCCAGACATAAACTTCATGACTTGTGGTTTCTTTGGGAGAAGGAGGGTGATAATgagggaaataaggggaaggggcaagtcaaggacatgaatagaggactcatgggcatagaCAATGAGgggaattgactgtggaagtggggtggagatgggcagaggagagcaatgggggaaaaggtgggacaactgtaactgaacaacaaaaaaaaaacaatgaaaaacaagaatgcaaaaaaaaaaatgccagaaaaggcaaaactaatgTACAGTGACTGAAAGACAACACTGGGTACCTGCATCTAATGGTAGGCATGCAGGTTGGGAAAATAACTgggaaaaggcaaaggaaaatatttagtaTAATGTAAATGCCCTCTGTCTCTATTAATATATGACTGCCAGTATTTGTCCAAATCCActcatttaaaatagttatatggccctggctggtgtagctcagtgaaatGAGCAtgaggctgcaaaccaaagcattgctggtttgattcccagccaaggcacatgtctgggtcgcAGGTCAGGTCCCCGATAGAAGGTGAATGAGGGGCAACCACgtactgatgtttcactccctctctttctccatcccttcccctctctaaaaaaaataaataaataaaatcatcttaAAAATTGTATGTACTTTCATGTCAGGtattcttattaaattttagtAAACTGATACCTGGAATGGATCAGGCATTTTTAGTTTACagatagtttaaaatatatagaaatatccccaaaattcatatataaataaactatACCTAAATTTCTTTCATTGGTTACTATCATTTATATACCTAATACTGTAATGAGAAATGAGCAATTTTAATCAAAACCTGGAGTTCAATTATTTCTATACaaaacaataactaataatatttacaaatatcaTATGCTTACTCATTGTAACTCTCCAGTTGAAACTGATTTATGGGAATCTCAGTTCCTTTTCACAATTTACACCCCTGATTACAGAACCCTTGggtcttttatttacttatctctCAAGTTTTAGCACAAACACTATTTTTGAAAGgctaatttgatttttaaaattatttaatctctttctctttttattacaataaaaagtatTACATGTAACAAGTAACAGATTTTGAGTTTGTCTCTCACAGTTTTAGCGGAAAAAACACTTAACACATGCAATGCTTAGCAATTAGCACACACATTGAAATAATTAACTATATCTAgcaagatttattttttgaaagcatTCAGTACATCAAGATATCATTTATGGGAAGAGACATTTCTAGTCAAAATGGAATTTAATATTCTGTATTGAAGACAGCAGTTTACCACTAAAGAGTGAAAAAATCTCttcaggaagagcagagagaagtgCAGAGATTGGGAAGACCCAGTAAACCTAATGTGATATAAATCATTGAGGGGAGAAATGGCATAGCTATGAACTAATGAACTGAAAATTGTTTCCAATTTCCCCATTCATGTTTCAACAATATATTACTTACACCCTAATTTTGTCTTATTGTTTTCAAAATGGCAAAACCTTTGAAGCATATCCTTGAGAGCTGCTTTCACCTGCTGGTTCCTTAGAGTGTAAATGAAGGGGTTTAGTAATGGGGCAACAGAGGTATTGAGCACAGCTACACCTTTAGTTAAAGTCGCCCTTTCCTTTGCTGAAGGTTTCACGTACATAAAGATGCAACTCCCATAAGTAATAGAGACAACCACCATGTGTGAGGaacaggtggagaaggcctttGTTTGTTGGTGAACAGAAGGGAATTTTAGAATGGTTTTGATAATGTACGTGTAGGAGAGGACCACTAACAACAAAGTGACAACAAGTGTCACCACAGCTAATACAAAGGCCATCAATTCTATAACATGTATATCTGTACAAGAGATCTGCAGTATAGGAGAAGAGTCACAGAGGAAGTGATCAATAGTTTTGGAATCACAGAAATCGAGCTTGAGTCCCAAGACCAAAGGGGGAGATATGATTAGGAATCCAGTTACCCAACAGCTGACCACAAGCTGAGAGCACACTTTGCTGTTCATGATGGTGGAGTAATGCAGTGGTTTGCAGATGGCGACATAGCGGTCATAGGACATGGCAGCCAGAAGGTAAAACTCTGTAACTCctaatacaagaaaaaagaacaattgaGTCATACAACCATTGTAGGAAATTGTTTTGTCTCCAGTCAGGATGCTTATTAAGAATCTTGGAATGCAGACAGTTGTGAATGAAATCTCTAAGAAGGAGAAATTTCGGAGGAAGAAATACATTGGAGTCTTGAGATGGGGATTCAGCATGGTGAGGAGGATGATAACTAAGTTCCCCATCAGGCTTAAGATGTagttgaaaaacagaaacaggaaaatCATAATTTGCAACACAGGATCATCTGTCAGTCCAAGCAAAATGAACTCTATTTCCATTgatttgttcatttctctttttattcctgttaaacacagagaaaaccaaaattaaaGCGCATAtgagaaaatagttttctttattgtCAGCCACTGGTTGTCCCATATTCAGAAACTTAATTGTGTGCATATATTTTCACCAATCAACTTTGAGTTCATCAAAGTGGACATGTCCTCCTCTAACATCAGCCATTTTTACAAAAATGCTGTTTTTTAGATTGGCTAGATTGAAATAAGTCTTGCTTATGACTTAATACGGGGTTTGCTTATCATTCAAAATTTAGCTACATTATTTAGTGTTGATCTATCTTTCAAAGACTTTATCCTAATAGAATCTTTCAGTaggttatattttctattttctaaatttaatagatatttcaagtaatttcattccatttatttatcaCCAAGtcccattttatatattctttcttacatttttgtgTCACTTCCTTTAAATGATTTTAACTCCATCTGCCTgcctattcatatattttatcaatgGCCTCTAGATtcaacacttcaaaaatttcctgtaaattatttaaaattactcaAACATGGATGATGtaggaaataatcagaaaaactgaaattgatctttatatcttttaatctttttttactttatttaacttATAATAGTctaatattatcttttttatggtTGTGCAGATCACATTGGGAAGCCATAGCTTTTCACTTTAAGCATAGTCACAGTTCTTGTCACTGACTCCTGCTacaacaatgttttgtagttattcattataatttttattaattattttttgtagtACAGCAAGACTCTGTCTTAGCCAATGTTCAGAATTAACAGATAATATtcaaaaagttttctttattacccctatttaaaaatgtaaaccttAGCCCttcctggcatagctcagtggattgagcgtgggctgtgaaccaaagcattgcaggtttgattcccagtcaggacacatgcctgggttgctggccaggtccccagtggggccacatgagaggcaaccacacattgatgtttctctctctctttctccctcccttcgcctctctaaaaataaataaataaaatcttttttaaaaactttaagaaaatgtaaaccTTAGTGACtttcaatcatttattcatttgaaaaatacttacTTAGTTCTATGTGCAATGAATTTCTCTAGGTAGGAACTGAGGGTGTAGTGGAGGTGAAAAATATTACTGCTTCAACAGGTATATATTTCTAAGTTTATAAAGATTTAGGGATCTGTTCAGGAGCAGttagttacattttcttttaaaatcaccgTTCTTACTTTGACAAAGTTCAGTAGTTATTTTGTTGCTATTTATGTGGTGGGAGGGGGCCTCAATCTTgaagtccagaaaaaaaatcgtcaaaattttacattcttcttaAATAATACACTTTCtaagcatgaaaaaaataaaataaaatataagctataATAGAAAGAATCAAATGCCACAtaagtattttccttttcttttcaattaagttcattcaaatatatttctctatttttctagaTGATGATGTTATTTTattcacacatttttaaagctattgAATTCCTAGAATTTTTGTGTTAAACACCTGAATGCTTACCAACAGTTTTAATCTattgttcattaaaatattagtCCTTGCATTTGAACATAAACAGTTTTTATTTGATTGCCCCTTAAGTTTTTCCATTAGTCACTTtcctttcattaaaatataaatctacattattttattatatgtggAGTTGCATGACTTGGTAGACTAAATATAACTAGTAGAAACATTATTTCATCATTGTTTCCTATTATTCATAATGTTCTTAGTTTTGTTAAACACAATAATTGCCTTCAACCTTGAACTGGGTGTAAATGTTTTGTTAGATTTCCTCAAGATGTAAAATATCTGCTCTTTAGTTTTTCCTCTATGAGTCATCTAATGAAGCTAAAGTTTACAGAATTAGATAGAAAGAATGAACTTgtcatttatatatgaaaaattacattattatattttataaatattcatagtaaaattataaaagaattttccttcttcatcaagaggaatggataaataagacAATTTAAAGGCAAATTTAAATCCCTTGTACTTGAAAATATCTTTCTAACTtctgaataaaaaaattcaaaagttaaatttaatATTTGACTTACCTTACACAggacattgttttttcttttgtcttggtcTATAGTAGAATATATGAACTAACTAAATTAAGTCTGATGATGGTCATTTCAGGACTGTATTCAATTATCAATggatgtaaaaataatattttctttaaaagtatttgaataaaatgtgaaatgtgttttatttattttccaaaatatttctcattttttcacttAAGTTCCTATTTACTACATATCTCAATATTCAAATATTAGAGAACATTGATGTATCTCTATTATTCCTTCAGTTTGGTTAATTTTCAGGAAGCATTCCTTAAGCTTTAACTGGAAGTATTATATCATAGGTTAAAATCTAGGAAGAAATACAACAGTTAAGTACAGAAATTTAACATATCCCATGATTctaattaaactttatcattttGCTCAACAGGGACACATGGCAATCTGTTAAAATCAGCAAACaaaaaggattaaaatatttccctaaaGACTGGTATTCAGAAAGTAGTAATTGTgtgccaataaaaaaaaatccactcagctttttttttaaactgaaaatatgtaacaaaaacaTCAATTGTTTCATAGTTCTAAGACAACAtgaaaaagaggtaaaaaatggCAGCCATGTAGGTGGGAgcttgtgcacccaactgggacacatAGCCGAtcttctaaaaaacaaagtgaacagtcaACAGAATTTTAGCCAATAAAAAGTTTGGGAGCCAAAGTATGCAAAAGATGCTTCAAAATGGGCGGTAAGGAGGTTTTATACTCCCATGGGAGGGTCCCTGGGCCTGGCCATAGAGATTGTGGCTGCCACGGTGAGTACACTGGAGGAGAGCCCAGTCAGTGATAGCACCCTAGCTCCCTCCGGTCCCAGGGTGGGGAAATCCCAGACCCATGCCAAGAAAGACCTGGATGCATAAAGTCactggtggagggtggggaaagTAGCAAACAATGCATAGTCTACCAAGTACTGAAGCCGAGGTGGCAGTCACTGGCCCAGGAAATTGCCAGGAAATTTGGGACATCTTGGTGACACCTGGAGCTGAAATAGGAGGTGGGCGGTGAGGGGCTATGACCCAGATGgactctggactggtcagagGGTTGGACTGTGTGGAAAGCACGGCAAAGCCTGAGTGGCAGCAGCACACAAAGATACTTTTTTCAAAAGGGGAACTGAGGTGCTCAGTGCAAGGACCTTGCATGTGCAGTGGCCCAGCCAACCGAAGAGGGAAGATTAAGGGTGCAATTTCCTCCTactcagtgcacctcatggaCTGATCAAAGGGGTGCAAAGAGAGGTGGCTTATCTGAGCCAACTGGGTGCAAATGTGCAGAGTGGAGAATGCAGATCACACAGTGCTCTGAAGGtgtgggctggaggctgggcacttgtgattattgtagcccagTCCAAGCCCCCATCCTGGGGgaaccacaggaaagaaaaagacagagcccagccctccctgcctgcagGAACCAGGAAGATCTGCAAAACCAGCTGGgcggttttttgtttttcttttttctctcaaaggTAAGACAATAAGATCTGGAGctaagagaaaaccagagacatccagaaagaagtctgaaggcaaacaccaacagcTTAGACACATTTCACTTTGCCCTTCAGCAGAGcttgcatgtttttttatttctctttcttctttccatttagttttttgtttgtttttattgttcattttttattctccctttcatattgcatttttattt
The sequence above is a segment of the Phyllostomus discolor isolate MPI-MPIP mPhyDis1 chromosome 2, mPhyDis1.pri.v3, whole genome shotgun sequence genome. Coding sequences within it:
- the LOC114513407 gene encoding olfactory receptor 6C6-like; the encoded protein is MNKSMEIEFILLGLTDDPVLQIMIFLFLFFNYILSLMGNLVIILLTMLNPHLKTPMYFFLRNFSFLEISFTTVCIPRFLISILTGDKTISYNGCMTQLFFFLVLGVTEFYLLAAMSYDRYVAICKPLHYSTIMNSKVCSQLVVSCWVTGFLIISPPLVLGLKLDFCDSKTIDHFLCDSSPILQISCTDIHVIELMAFVLAVVTLVVTLLLVVLSYTYIIKTILKFPSVHQQTKAFSTCSSHMVVVSITYGSCIFMYVKPSAKERATLTKGVAVLNTSVAPLLNPFIYTLRNQQVKAALKDMLQRFCHFENNKTKLGCK